The proteins below are encoded in one region of Cytobacillus sp. IB215665:
- a CDS encoding tetratricopeptide repeat protein yields MSTIDKALSYIDNGDVERGIDLLNSLKLICTDDEKYRIAEIYFDLGFANDAKVMLEELLLLYPNEGELLTFLADVLIDLNHEDEAIEVLNTVSKEDPSFPQALLLLADLYEMQGLEEVCEQKLLEAKSILPNEPLIDFALGEFYLSHGYFNKSLTYFIRLVENSETISGVNLNQRIAEAYSSSGEFEKSLQYYQAALEENVDINLLFGYGFTAYQAGNYQTAINKLTDLKEIDPEYTSLYLYLAKSYEHEGATTKSLEVVKEGLAVDEYNKELYYYAGKLAISAGENTDAIQYLYEALALDPEYVEAIHTLIELFMIEENYDEVVYTIEEAKKYGLDDLQFAWQMAKAKSKLEMFSDALKHYRLAYTFFNNDIAFLEEYGYFLVEEGLRDEAKTVFSQLLELDPANTEIADMLLQMDY; encoded by the coding sequence ATGAGTACAATTGATAAAGCGTTAAGTTATATAGATAATGGAGATGTAGAGAGAGGTATTGATCTTCTAAATAGTTTAAAGCTAATCTGTACAGATGACGAAAAGTACCGAATTGCGGAGATATATTTCGATTTAGGGTTCGCAAATGACGCCAAAGTTATGCTTGAGGAATTGTTACTACTTTATCCTAATGAAGGAGAGTTATTAACTTTCTTGGCTGATGTGCTGATCGACTTAAATCATGAAGATGAAGCTATTGAGGTATTAAATACTGTATCCAAAGAAGATCCATCATTTCCGCAAGCGTTATTGCTGCTTGCAGATTTATATGAAATGCAAGGTTTAGAGGAAGTTTGTGAACAAAAGTTGTTAGAAGCAAAAAGTATCCTACCTAATGAACCACTTATTGACTTTGCCCTCGGAGAATTTTATCTAAGTCATGGATATTTTAATAAAAGTCTAACGTACTTCATTCGACTCGTAGAAAATAGTGAAACAATTTCAGGAGTAAATCTTAATCAACGTATTGCAGAAGCATACAGTTCAAGCGGTGAATTTGAAAAGTCACTTCAATATTATCAAGCAGCACTCGAAGAAAATGTAGATATTAATTTATTGTTTGGTTACGGATTTACGGCTTACCAAGCTGGAAACTATCAAACAGCAATTAATAAACTCACCGATCTTAAGGAGATCGATCCTGAATATACTTCATTATATTTATATTTAGCAAAGTCTTATGAGCATGAGGGTGCTACGACTAAAAGCTTGGAAGTAGTAAAAGAAGGACTTGCAGTGGACGAATATAATAAAGAATTATATTATTATGCAGGGAAATTAGCGATTTCAGCAGGTGAGAATACAGATGCGATTCAATACCTATATGAAGCCTTAGCTTTAGATCCAGAATACGTCGAAGCAATACATACGTTAATTGAACTATTCATGATTGAGGAGAACTATGACGAGGTTGTATATACAATTGAAGAAGCAAAAAAATATGGATTAGATGATCTCCAGTTTGCTTGGCAAATGGCAAAAGCTAAAAGCAAACTTGAAATGTTTTCAGATGCATTAAAACATTATCGTCTCGCATATACTTTCTTTAACAATGATATTGCATTTCTTGAAGAGTACGGTTATTTCTTAGTTGAAGAAGGCCTGAGAGATGAGGCGAAAACAGTTTTTTCACAGTTACTTGAACTAGACCCTGCCAATACGGAAATTGCTGATATGTTATTACAAATGGATTATTAA
- a CDS encoding ReoY family proteolytic degradation factor, producing the protein MAIPVSVNEKKDFIRWFLSNYQLKRRECVWILNYLMSHDQLMKHVHFVEQSQYCPRGIIMSTHCVDDVPFRFYKENVMTTDAEKSFHDIRLNREEEIYIQLNFRASIHSPNYAAVLEENPYIPKQLHINEKDRILAERFLEDSIQSFQKEKLLKLIDEALDCDDKDEFNRLTEILKKI; encoded by the coding sequence ATGGCGATTCCTGTTTCTGTTAATGAAAAAAAAGATTTTATTCGTTGGTTCTTAAGTAACTATCAATTAAAAAGAAGAGAGTGTGTTTGGATCTTAAACTACTTAATGAGTCATGATCAACTAATGAAACACGTTCATTTTGTAGAACAATCGCAATATTGCCCTCGAGGAATTATTATGTCAACACATTGTGTTGACGATGTTCCCTTTCGTTTTTATAAAGAAAATGTGATGACAACAGATGCTGAAAAATCCTTTCATGACATAAGGTTAAATCGGGAAGAGGAGATTTATATACAGCTAAACTTTCGAGCATCGATACATTCTCCCAATTATGCTGCTGTTTTAGAGGAAAATCCATATATTCCAAAACAGTTGCATATCAATGAAAAAGACCGCATTTTAGCTGAGAGGTTTTTAGAGGATTCTATACAATCGTTCCAAAAAGAAAAACTGCTAAAGTTGATTGATGAGGCGCTTGACTGTGATGATAAAGATGAATTTAACCGATTAACTGAGATTTTAAAGAAAATATGA
- a CDS encoding YpiF family protein, whose product MRWTIKDIDMYLKSADYVDSAIIPLIPFGLGSNIKSTVTMGEFIGMITNELERQFKGRLLLLPQFTYMQDEEIETKKNKLFTWCTELKANGIKHIFILTSDSEWKQIESIMEDMLIWLPALPLEHLDDEAYNTMMKEQVNQLIPLFINMWREKNK is encoded by the coding sequence TTGAGATGGACAATCAAGGATATTGACATGTATTTGAAATCGGCAGACTATGTTGATTCTGCTATCATTCCACTAATACCATTCGGTTTAGGTTCAAATATCAAGTCAACTGTAACTATGGGAGAATTCATAGGAATGATTACTAATGAGTTGGAGCGCCAATTTAAAGGAAGGTTATTGCTCTTACCACAGTTTACATACATGCAAGATGAGGAAATAGAAACGAAGAAAAATAAGTTGTTTACGTGGTGTACTGAATTAAAAGCTAATGGCATAAAGCATATCTTCATTTTGACAAGTGATAGTGAATGGAAGCAAATTGAATCTATAATGGAAGATATGTTAATCTGGTTGCCCGCCTTACCACTTGAACATTTAGATGACGAAGCCTACAATACAATGATGAAAGAACAAGTAAACCAATTAATTCCACTTTTTATTAATATGTGGAGAGAAAAAAACAAATAA
- a CDS encoding ubiquinol-cytochrome c reductase iron-sulfur subunit — protein sequence MSEKNHRVSRRQFLNYTLTGVGGFMAAGMLMPMVRFAVDPVLRPSEEQEMLPVAQVTDLTNEPQSYSFKVHQVDAWYESEVPYTAWVYKDEKDEIVALSPICKHLGCVVDWNTDEGNPNHFFCPCHLGLYTKDGTNVPGTPPLAPLDVYDFKVEDGTLYLGKAKPRKEA from the coding sequence ATGAGCGAGAAAAATCACCGAGTTTCTAGACGACAATTTTTGAACTACACTCTTACTGGTGTCGGTGGATTTATGGCGGCAGGGATGCTAATGCCGATGGTTCGCTTCGCAGTTGACCCTGTACTTAGACCATCGGAAGAACAAGAAATGCTTCCTGTTGCACAAGTTACAGATTTAACAAACGAGCCACAATCGTATTCTTTTAAAGTCCATCAAGTTGATGCATGGTATGAGTCAGAGGTTCCTTACACAGCTTGGGTGTATAAAGATGAAAAGGATGAAATCGTAGCATTGTCACCTATATGTAAGCATTTAGGCTGTGTTGTAGACTGGAATACAGATGAAGGCAATCCTAACCATTTCTTCTGTCCATGTCATCTTGGTCTATATACGAAGGATGGAACGAATGTACCTGGTACACCACCTTTGGCACCGCTAGATGTGTATGATTTTAAAGTAGAGGACGGGACGTTATATCTAGGAAAAGCAAAACCACGAAAGGAGGCGTAA
- the qcrB gene encoding menaquinol-cytochrome c reductase cytochrome b subunit, producing the protein MLNKIYDWVDERLDITPLWRDIADHEVPEHVNPAHHFSAFVYCFGGLTFFVTVIQILSGMFLTMYYVPDIENAWKSVYYLQNEVAFGQIVRGMHHWGASLVIVMMFLHTLRVFFQGAYKKPRELNWVVGVLIFFVMLGLGFTGYLLPWDMKALFATKVGLEIAVQTPLIGEQLKTLLAGHSEIVGAQTLTRFFAIHVFFLPGALLGLMGAHFLMIRKQGISGPL; encoded by the coding sequence ATGTTAAACAAGATTTATGATTGGGTTGATGAGCGATTAGACATTACGCCTTTGTGGCGAGATATAGCTGACCATGAAGTACCTGAGCATGTTAACCCAGCTCATCATTTCTCAGCATTTGTGTATTGCTTTGGAGGCTTGACATTTTTTGTTACTGTCATTCAAATTTTATCTGGTATGTTCTTAACGATGTATTATGTTCCAGATATTGAAAATGCATGGAAATCGGTTTATTACTTGCAAAACGAAGTAGCCTTTGGGCAAATTGTTCGCGGAATGCATCATTGGGGTGCTAGCTTAGTTATTGTTATGATGTTTTTACATACGCTACGAGTATTTTTCCAAGGGGCATATAAGAAGCCACGTGAACTTAACTGGGTTGTTGGAGTTTTAATATTCTTTGTTATGCTAGGATTAGGGTTCACAGGCTATTTATTACCTTGGGATATGAAAGCGCTCTTCGCTACTAAAGTAGGACTAGAAATAGCAGTACAAACACCGTTAATAGGTGAACAATTAAAAACACTATTAGCTGGACACAGTGAAATTGTCGGGGCACAAACATTAACCCGTTTCTTTGCTATTCATGTATTCTTCTTACCAGGAGCTTTACTTGGATTGATGGGAGCCCACTTCTTAATGATCCGTAAGCAAGGAATTTCAGGTCCACTATAA
- a CDS encoding menaquinol-cytochrome c reductase cytochrome b/c subunit, with protein sequence MHRGKGMKFVGDSRVKAVEMRKPNIPKDYSEYPGKTEAFWPNFLLKEWMVGAVFLTAYLILTVAHPSPLERMADPTDTGYTPLPDWYFLFLYQLLKYTYASSQYTVLGAFIMPGLAFGALLLAPFIDRGPERRPLKRPLATGFMLLSIAAITFLTWESVDQHDWELAKKQGEIVIVPDVEVDTDAEGYKLLEANTCLSCHGNDLLGGSAAPALIDTGLTVDEITNIVINGQGAMPPGLFNGTDEELQKVAEFIESLKP encoded by the coding sequence ATGCATCGTGGAAAAGGGATGAAATTTGTAGGTGATTCCCGCGTGAAAGCGGTAGAAATGCGTAAACCGAATATCCCGAAAGATTATTCGGAATACCCAGGGAAAACCGAGGCATTTTGGCCAAACTTCTTATTGAAAGAATGGATGGTAGGAGCAGTCTTTCTTACCGCATACCTAATCTTAACAGTAGCCCATCCATCGCCTTTAGAGCGTATGGCGGATCCGACTGATACTGGGTATACTCCACTGCCTGACTGGTATTTCTTATTCTTATATCAATTACTTAAATATACTTATGCGTCTAGTCAGTATACAGTATTAGGTGCATTTATTATGCCTGGATTAGCATTTGGTGCATTATTGCTCGCGCCATTTATTGACCGAGGACCTGAGCGTCGTCCTCTTAAAAGACCGTTAGCGACAGGATTTATGCTATTATCAATCGCTGCAATTACTTTCTTAACTTGGGAATCTGTAGATCAGCATGATTGGGAGTTAGCTAAAAAGCAAGGAGAAATTGTTATTGTTCCTGACGTTGAGGTAGATACTGATGCTGAAGGTTATAAATTATTAGAGGCAAATACTTGTTTATCTTGTCACGGTAATGACTTATTAGGTGGATCTGCAGCACCAGCACTTATCGATACAGGCTTAACTGTTGATGAAATTACAAATATTGTGATTAACGGACAAGGCGCAATGCCTCCAGGCCTTTTCAATGGAACTGATGAAGAACTTCAAAAGGTTGCAGAGTTTATCGAAAGCTTGAAGCCTTAA
- a CDS encoding YkyB family protein yields MNNSNEIPPLKPTISNLTKAIFIVNRHAKTATNPKFLYLLKRKALQKLVAEKKAEKIGLHFSRNPRNSIQQSDVLVSAGDYFFHMPPTKDDFSKLPHLGDLNQTYRNPKTHMPLSQAKMLLQTYVGVKEDHTDKAPPSSQRRKKPIFKKLGQSYF; encoded by the coding sequence ATGAATAACTCAAATGAAATTCCTCCACTGAAACCTACTATTAGTAACCTCACTAAGGCTATCTTCATTGTAAACCGTCATGCTAAAACAGCTACAAACCCTAAATTTCTGTATCTGTTAAAGCGGAAAGCTCTGCAAAAACTAGTAGCTGAAAAAAAGGCGGAAAAGATTGGCCTTCACTTCTCAAGAAATCCTCGAAACAGCATTCAGCAATCAGATGTACTCGTGTCTGCTGGTGATTATTTTTTCCATATGCCCCCTACAAAAGATGATTTTTCAAAACTTCCACATCTTGGGGATTTAAACCAAACATATCGTAACCCTAAGACGCATATGCCATTGTCACAGGCAAAAATGCTACTTCAAACTTACGTCGGTGTTAAAGAAGATCATACAGATAAAGCACCTCCATCTTCTCAACGACGTAAGAAACCAATTTTTAAAAAACTTGGACAAAGTTATTTTTAA
- a CDS encoding penicillin-binding protein, whose protein sequence is MYPHHFQHYQRFPFLPFLAGLAISPYIFRPPYYPPYYGGYPYGGGYYYGGGYGNPYGFGYNYPFSYRKQPFN, encoded by the coding sequence ATGTATCCACATCATTTTCAACATTATCAAAGATTCCCATTCCTCCCATTTTTAGCTGGGCTTGCGATAAGCCCTTATATTTTTAGACCACCATATTATCCTCCTTATTACGGCGGCTACCCCTACGGCGGAGGATATTATTATGGGGGAGGTTACGGTAACCCTTACGGTTTTGGTTATAATTATCCTTTTTCGTATAGAAAGCAACCTTTTAATTAG
- a CDS encoding CrcB family protein — translation MLVYLTQVLSVGIGGALGACVRYLLQVGLGNDFFPIATFIANMVGSFLLGLLSGLTVRYEIKNTIKLCIGTGFCGGFTTMSAFAADIYILNTQEYSSVMFVYISITLFLGLILSFIGIVIGRGVKS, via the coding sequence ATGTTGGTCTATTTAACACAAGTATTGTCTGTCGGAATTGGGGGCGCATTGGGTGCATGTGTACGTTATTTATTGCAAGTTGGTCTTGGAAATGACTTTTTTCCGATTGCCACTTTTATTGCAAATATGGTAGGTTCCTTCTTATTAGGCTTGTTATCAGGACTAACAGTAAGATATGAAATAAAAAACACCATCAAACTATGTATTGGAACAGGTTTTTGTGGAGGGTTTACAACAATGTCTGCTTTCGCCGCAGATATATATATTTTAAATACTCAGGAATATTCAAGTGTAATGTTTGTTTATATAAGTATAACGTTATTCCTAGGCTTAATATTATCTTTTATCGGGATAGTAATTGGACGAGGAGTAAAAAGTTAA
- the crcB gene encoding fluoride efflux transporter CrcB, whose protein sequence is MTILSIMLGGAIGAMSRYSIGLLISKKKNHSGFPVSMIIVNWIGSFGLGISVHFINGLYPHAQSLITIGFFGALTTYSTFSVEAVELILEKKYVSGLSYILLTFIGSIGLYFLGVSWF, encoded by the coding sequence TTGACTATTTTGTCAATCATGCTTGGGGGTGCTATAGGAGCAATGAGTCGATATAGTATCGGTTTACTCATTTCAAAAAAAAAGAATCATTCAGGGTTTCCGGTTTCAATGATCATTGTTAATTGGATTGGCTCCTTCGGACTAGGTATCAGTGTTCATTTTATAAATGGCTTATACCCTCATGCTCAATCGCTCATAACAATAGGTTTTTTTGGAGCGCTTACTACGTATTCAACTTTCAGCGTGGAGGCAGTTGAATTAATCTTAGAGAAAAAGTATGTAAGTGGTTTATCATATATACTCCTCACGTTCATAGGGAGTATTGGTTTATATTTTTTAGGGGTTAGCTGGTTTTAG